The following proteins are encoded in a genomic region of Coffea eugenioides isolate CCC68of chromosome 6, Ceug_1.0, whole genome shotgun sequence:
- the LOC113774991 gene encoding mitochondrial import inner membrane translocase subunit TIM14-2, which translates to MVAPLVAGLAVAAAAYAGRYGIQAWQAFKARPPTVRMRKFYDGGFQPKMTRREAALILGVRESTSLDKVKEAHRRVMVANHPDAGGSHYLASKINEAKDLMLGKAKSSSSPF; encoded by the exons ATG GTTGCACCTTTGGTGGCTGGCCTtgctgttgctgctgctgcttaTGCTGGTCGATATGGTATTCAGGCATGGCAAGCCTTCAAAGCCAGGCCTCCAACAGTTAGGATGCGTAAATTTTATGATGGAGGTTTTCAGCCAAAAATGACGAGGAGGGAAGCTGCTCTAATTTTGGGAGTGAG GGAGAGCACTTCTTTAGACAAAGTAAAGGAAGCACATAGGAGGGTCATGGTTGCAAACCATCCAGATGCAGGTGGTAGTCATTATCTTGCTTCTAAAATTAATGAagcaaaagatttgatgcttgGGAAGGCCAAAAGCAGTAGTTCTCCCTTTTAA